A single region of the Cherax quadricarinatus isolate ZL_2023a chromosome 3, ASM3850222v1, whole genome shotgun sequence genome encodes:
- the LOC138853855 gene encoding LOW QUALITY PROTEIN: trichohyalin-like (The sequence of the model RefSeq protein was modified relative to this genomic sequence to represent the inferred CDS: substituted 3 bases at 3 genomic stop codons), whose protein sequence is MRREEKRREEKRREEKRRKEKKRREEKRREEKKQEEKRREEKRQEEKRRRQEKKRQEKKRQEEKTQEEKRREEKRQEEKRREEKRQEEKRQEEKRQEEKRHKEKRREEKRREEKRREEKRREEKRREKKRREEKRREEKRQEEKRRKKKRREEKRREEKRQEEKRQEEKRQEEKRREEKRQEEKRQEEKRQEEKRREEKRREEKRREEKRREKKRREEKRREEKRLEEKRRKEKKRREEKRQEEKTQEKRREEKXREKRREEKRRDEKRREEKRREEKKRREVKRREXKKRREEKKREEKKRREVKRREEKKRRXEKRQEEKKRREEKRQEEKKRRKEKRREEKRREEKRREEKRREEKRLEEKRGEEKRREEKKRREKRRREEKKRREEKRREEKKRREEKRREEKRREEKRQEEKRREEKRREEKRREKMRREEKRREEKRREEKRRKEKKRREEKRREEKKRREEKKRREDKRREKRREEKRQEEKKRREEKRREEKKRREEKRQEEKKRREEKRHEEKKRREEKRQ, encoded by the exons atgagacgggaggagaagagacgggaggagaagcGAAGGGAGGAGAAGAGACGAAAGGAgaagaagagacgggaggagaagagacgggaggagaagaaacaggaggagaagagacgggaggagaagagacaggaggagaagagacg gagacaggagaagaAGAGACAGGAGAagaagagacaggaggagaagacacaggaggagaagagacgggaggaaaagagacaggaggagaagagacgggaggagaagagacaggaggagaagagacaggaggagaagagacaggaggagaagagacataaggagaagagacgggaggaaaagagacgggaggagaagagacgggaggagaagagacgggaggagaagagacgggagaagaagagacgggaggagaagagacgggaggagaagagacaggaggagaaGAGACGGAAGAAGAAGAGACGagaggagaagagacgggaggagaagagacaggaggagaagagacaggaggagaagagacaggaggagaagagacgggaggagaagagacaggaggagaagagacaggaggagaagagacaggaggagaagagacgggaggagaagagacgggaggagaagagacgggaggagaagagacgggagaaaaaaagacgggaggagaagagacgggaggagaagagactTGAGGAGAAGAGACGGAAGGAgaagaagagacgggaggagaagagacaggaggagaagacacaggagaagagacgggaggagaagtgacgggagaagagacgggaggagaagagacgggacgagaagagacgggaggagaagaggcgggaggagaagaagagacgGGAGGTGAAGAGACGGGAGTAgaagaagagacgggaggagaagaaacgggaggagaagaagagacgggaggtgaagagacgggaggagaagaagagacggtaagagaagagacaggaggagaagaagagacgggaggagaagagacaggaggagaagaagagacgGAAGGAGAAAAGACGGGaagagaagagacgggaggagaagagacgggaggagaagagacgggaggagaagagactggaggagaagagaggggaggagaagagacgggaggagaagaagagacgGGAGAAGAGGAgacgggaggagaagaagagacgggaggagaagagacgggaggagaagaagagacgggaggagaagagacgggaagagaagagacgggaggagaagagacaggaggagaagagacgggaggagaagagacgggaggagaagagacgggagaagatgagacgggaggagaagagacgggaggagaagcGAAGGGAGGAGAAGAGACGAAAGGAgaagaagagacgggaggagaagagacgggaggagaagaagagacgggaggagaagaagagacgGGAGGATAAGAGAcgggagaagagacgggaggagaagagacaggaggagaagaagagacgggaggagaagagacgggaggagaagaagagacgggaggagaagagacaggaggagaagaagagacgggaggagaagagacatGAGGAgaagaagagacgggaggagaagagacag